From Micromonospora rhizosphaerae, the proteins below share one genomic window:
- a CDS encoding bifunctional cytidylyltransferase/SDR family oxidoreductase encodes MTQDPTTAPDAPPASPAPWRPSRTVAVILAGGTGTRLGLGIPKQLLKIAGKPIIEHTLAVFEAAPEIDEIIVLMAAGHLADAQRIVADAGFRKVSKVIEGGDTRNATTRIALDAIGEGDVNILFHDAVRPLVSARIVRECVNALWTYSAVDVAIPSADTIIQVDELDCITDIPVRATLRRGQTPQAFRSGTIREAYRRAEGDPDFAATDDCGVVLRYLPGTPIRVIDGSDENIKVTHPVDVHLADKLFQLAAAQAPRLTDHRSYTEELTGRTIVVFGGSYGIGHDLAELARRYGAQVFPFSRSTTGTHVERAEDVASALKTAFEATGRIDHVVVTAGILEKGALAEMDEETMDRLLHVNFVGPVTVARQSLPYLQQTKGQLLLYTSSSYTRGRARYALYSATKAALVNLTQALADEWAEFGVRVNCINPERTATPMRTKAFGEEPEHTLLSAEAVAQASLDVLISELTGQVIDVRRTPGEQVAAVPAQPGAHSSEQLSAGIEA; translated from the coding sequence ATGACGCAGGACCCCACCACCGCACCGGACGCCCCGCCGGCCAGCCCGGCACCCTGGCGCCCCTCGCGGACGGTGGCCGTGATCCTCGCCGGGGGGACCGGGACCCGCCTCGGGCTGGGCATCCCGAAGCAGCTGCTGAAGATCGCCGGCAAGCCGATCATCGAGCACACCCTGGCCGTCTTCGAGGCCGCGCCGGAGATCGACGAGATCATCGTGCTGATGGCCGCCGGCCACCTCGCCGACGCCCAGCGGATCGTCGCGGACGCCGGGTTCCGCAAGGTCAGCAAGGTGATCGAGGGCGGCGACACCCGAAACGCCACCACCCGGATCGCGCTGGACGCGATCGGCGAGGGCGACGTCAACATCCTCTTCCACGACGCGGTGCGGCCGCTGGTCAGCGCCCGCATCGTGCGCGAGTGCGTCAACGCGCTCTGGACCTACTCCGCGGTCGACGTGGCCATCCCCTCGGCCGACACGATCATCCAGGTCGACGAGCTCGACTGCATCACCGACATCCCGGTGCGCGCGACGCTGCGCCGCGGCCAGACCCCGCAGGCCTTCCGGTCCGGCACCATCCGGGAGGCGTACCGGCGGGCCGAGGGCGACCCCGACTTCGCCGCCACCGACGACTGCGGCGTGGTGCTGCGCTACCTGCCCGGCACGCCGATCAGGGTGATCGACGGCTCGGACGAGAACATCAAGGTCACCCACCCGGTCGATGTGCACCTGGCGGACAAGCTCTTCCAGCTCGCCGCCGCGCAGGCGCCCCGGCTCACCGACCACCGCAGCTACACCGAGGAGCTGACCGGCCGGACCATCGTGGTCTTCGGCGGCAGCTACGGCATCGGCCACGACCTCGCCGAGCTGGCCCGCCGCTACGGTGCCCAGGTCTTCCCGTTCAGCCGGTCCACCACCGGCACCCACGTCGAGCGGGCCGAGGACGTGGCGTCCGCACTGAAGACCGCCTTCGAGGCCACCGGCCGGATCGACCACGTGGTGGTCACCGCCGGGATCCTGGAGAAGGGCGCGCTGGCCGAAATGGACGAGGAGACCATGGACCGGCTCCTGCACGTCAACTTCGTCGGCCCGGTCACCGTCGCCCGGCAGTCGCTGCCCTATCTCCAGCAGACCAAGGGTCAGCTGCTGCTCTACACCTCCAGCTCGTACACCCGGGGCCGGGCCCGGTACGCCCTCTACTCGGCCACCAAGGCCGCCCTGGTCAACCTGACCCAGGCCCTCGCGGACGAGTGGGCCGAGTTCGGCGTACGGGTCAACTGCATCAACCCGGAGCGCACCGCCACGCCGATGCGGACCAAGGCGTTCGGCGAGGAGCCGGAGCACACCCTGCTCTCCGCCGAGGCGGTCGCCCAGGCGTCGCTGGACGTGCTGATCTCCGAGCTGACCGGCCAGGTCATCGACGTACGACGGACGCCGGGCGAGCAGGTCGCGGCGGTGCCCGCCCAGCCGGGCGCGCATTCGTCCGAGCAGCTCTCCGCCGGCATCGAGGCCTGA
- a CDS encoding ABC transporter ATP-binding protein produces MADQTQPAGTTVTADRGRVPTVVVDDVHVIYRVHKGATGGSSPVSALKRIVSRTNAPNITEVHAVKGVTFTAYQGEAIGLIGSNGSGKSTLLRAIAGLLPVNRGAVYTLGQPSLLGVNAALLNDLSGERNVVLGCLAMGMPPEEVKRLTPEIIEFSGINERGDFASLPMRTYSSGMGARLRFAIAAAKKHDVLLIDEALATGDRKFRRRSEQRVRELRESAGTVFLVSHSLSSIVDTCERTIWLEGGILKMDGPTDEVIAAYESQK; encoded by the coding sequence GTGGCTGACCAGACCCAACCGGCGGGCACCACCGTCACCGCGGATCGGGGGCGCGTCCCGACCGTCGTGGTGGACGACGTGCACGTGATCTACCGGGTACACAAGGGGGCCACCGGCGGCAGCAGCCCGGTCTCCGCCCTCAAGCGCATCGTGTCCCGCACCAACGCCCCGAACATTACCGAGGTGCACGCGGTGAAGGGGGTCACCTTCACCGCGTACCAGGGTGAGGCGATCGGGCTGATCGGCAGCAACGGCTCCGGCAAGTCCACCCTGCTGCGAGCCATCGCCGGCCTGCTGCCGGTCAACCGGGGCGCGGTCTACACGCTGGGCCAGCCCTCGCTGCTCGGCGTGAACGCGGCGCTGCTCAACGACCTCTCCGGCGAGCGCAACGTGGTGCTCGGCTGCCTGGCCATGGGCATGCCGCCCGAGGAGGTCAAGCGGCTGACCCCCGAGATCATCGAGTTCTCCGGGATCAACGAGCGGGGCGACTTCGCCTCACTGCCGATGCGCACCTACTCCTCCGGCATGGGCGCCCGGCTGCGGTTCGCCATCGCCGCGGCGAAGAAGCACGACGTGCTGCTGATCGACGAGGCGTTGGCCACCGGCGACCGGAAGTTCCGCCGCCGCAGCGAGCAGCGGGTCCGGGAGTTGCGGGAGAGCGCCGGCACCGTGTTCCTGGTGAGCCACTCGCTCAGCTCGATCGTGGACACCTGCGAGCGGACGATCTGGCTGGAGGGGGGCATCCTGAAGATGGACGGCCCGACCGACGAGGTGATCGCGGCGTACGAGAGCCAGAAGTAG
- a CDS encoding ABC transporter permease, translating into MANTAVADPDSGLTQAQLAKRYGLRVAGERPTLAEYIRKLWAYRHFMITYSRAKVASSFSNTQLGQLWQVLTPLTNAAVYYLIFGLILSQHRNVSNFIAYLCTGVFIFMFTQTAVQNGTSAITSNLGLIRALQFPRAALPITVTLVQLQQLLMSMVVLAGIVLFTGEPLTFRWLLTVPMLLLQTVFNVGLTMIMARIGAKVTDLKQVMPFVMRTWLYASGVLYPVALFRQHLPGWAATLLEGNPALVYIELARHALLESNQQNLVSSPTQLWLLGLAWAVLVGVGGFIYFWRGEEEYGRG; encoded by the coding sequence ATGGCCAACACCGCGGTGGCCGACCCCGACTCCGGGCTGACCCAGGCCCAGCTCGCCAAGCGGTACGGGCTCCGGGTCGCCGGGGAACGCCCGACCCTGGCCGAGTACATCCGCAAGCTCTGGGCCTACCGGCATTTCATGATCACGTACTCCCGGGCGAAGGTGGCCTCCTCCTTCAGCAACACCCAGCTCGGGCAGCTCTGGCAGGTGCTGACCCCGCTGACCAACGCGGCGGTCTACTACCTGATCTTCGGCCTGATCCTGTCCCAGCACCGGAACGTGTCGAACTTCATCGCCTACCTCTGCACGGGTGTCTTCATCTTCATGTTCACCCAGACCGCGGTGCAGAACGGCACCAGCGCGATCACCTCGAACCTGGGGCTGATCCGGGCGCTGCAGTTCCCCCGGGCGGCGCTGCCGATCACGGTCACCCTGGTTCAGCTCCAGCAGCTGCTGATGTCGATGGTGGTGCTGGCCGGCATCGTCCTGTTCACCGGCGAGCCCCTCACCTTCCGGTGGCTGCTGACCGTCCCGATGCTACTGCTCCAGACGGTGTTCAACGTCGGGCTGACCATGATCATGGCCCGGATCGGCGCAAAGGTCACCGACCTCAAGCAGGTCATGCCCTTCGTCATGCGGACCTGGCTGTACGCCTCCGGCGTGCTCTACCCGGTCGCGCTGTTCCGCCAGCACCTGCCCGGCTGGGCGGCGACCCTGCTGGAGGGCAACCCGGCACTCGTCTACATCGAGCTGGCCCGACACGCGCTGCTGGAGTCCAACCAGCAGAACCTGGTCTCGTCCCCGACCCAGCTGTGGCTGCTCGGCCTGGCCTGGGCCGTGCTGGTCGGCGTGGGCGGTTTCATCTACTTCTGGCGTGGCGAAGAGGAGTACGGCCGTGGCTGA
- a CDS encoding TetR/AcrR family transcriptional regulator, whose amino-acid sequence MTTEKRRVPAGAAVLRGEITTAIRAAVMQELAEVGYGRLSIEAVARRAGVSKTAVYRRWRSKLDLVLDMVSAVAGRNLPLLDTGSLLGDLEILLHVMARALRHRLASQIIPDLLAEAARNPQIGEKLQQALDDYQQAVGRILIGRAVERGELPADTDPRAAVDLIVGPIYWRLAIARAPLSAAEVPRMAAAIVAALRVACLGPVRDEVEV is encoded by the coding sequence GTGACGACCGAGAAGAGGCGTGTCCCGGCGGGTGCGGCGGTGCTCCGGGGTGAGATCACCACGGCCATCCGTGCCGCCGTCATGCAGGAGTTGGCCGAGGTCGGCTACGGTCGCCTCTCCATCGAGGCGGTGGCCCGCCGGGCCGGGGTCAGCAAGACGGCGGTCTATCGTCGCTGGCGCTCCAAGCTCGACCTGGTGCTGGACATGGTCTCCGCGGTGGCGGGGCGCAACCTGCCCCTGCTCGACACCGGAAGCCTGCTGGGTGACCTGGAGATCCTGTTGCACGTGATGGCCCGCGCGCTGCGTCACCGCCTGGCCTCGCAGATCATCCCGGACCTGCTCGCCGAGGCCGCCCGCAACCCGCAGATCGGCGAGAAGCTCCAGCAGGCGCTCGACGACTACCAGCAGGCGGTCGGCCGGATCCTGATCGGGCGGGCGGTGGAACGCGGGGAGCTGCCGGCCGACACCGATCCGCGGGCCGCGGTCGACCTGATCGTCGGGCCGATCTACTGGCGGCTGGCGATCGCCCGGGCCCCGCTGAGCGCGGCGGAGGTGCCCCGGATGGCCGCCGCGATCGTCGCGGCGCTCCGAGTAGCATGCTTGGGGCCCGTCCGCGACGAGGTGGAAGTGTGA
- a CDS encoding DegT/DnrJ/EryC1/StrS family aminotransferase has protein sequence MAGPHSEFIPPARPIIGEAEIEAAVRVLRSGRVVQGPEVAAFEEEFSELVNGRHCVAVNSGTSALQLTLMALGFGPGDEVIVPSFSFAASANAVRLVGAEPVFVDIEPGSFCVDPEAVAAAVTPRTVAIMPVHLYGHPAAMDRIMAIAEQHNLAVVEDAAQAHGATLHGAPVGAFGTAGCFSFYPTKNMHALEGGMVTTADAELARTLRLLRNQGMEQRYANEIVGANMRMTDVAAAIGRVQLRQLPEWTEQRRANAKFLDSNITGMVVPPVADAAKHVYHQYTVRVRGDRDAAQARLTELGIGNAVYYPTPIHRLKPYLTEDGKPGPWELPETERAAAEVISLPVHPSLSQADLERIAEGANLAGGAR, from the coding sequence ATGGCTGGGCCGCACTCAGAGTTCATCCCCCCAGCGCGACCGATCATCGGTGAGGCCGAGATCGAGGCGGCTGTCCGGGTGCTGCGGAGCGGCCGGGTCGTGCAGGGCCCGGAGGTCGCGGCCTTCGAGGAGGAGTTCAGCGAGCTGGTCAACGGCCGGCACTGCGTCGCCGTCAACTCGGGCACGTCCGCCCTGCAGCTCACCCTGATGGCGCTCGGCTTCGGCCCCGGCGACGAGGTCATCGTGCCGTCGTTCTCCTTCGCCGCCAGCGCCAACGCCGTCCGGCTGGTCGGCGCCGAGCCGGTCTTCGTCGACATCGAGCCGGGCAGCTTCTGCGTCGACCCGGAGGCGGTCGCCGCCGCGGTCACCCCGCGGACCGTCGCGATCATGCCGGTGCACCTCTACGGCCACCCCGCCGCGATGGACCGGATCATGGCCATCGCCGAGCAGCACAACCTGGCCGTCGTCGAGGACGCCGCCCAGGCGCACGGCGCGACGCTGCACGGCGCCCCGGTCGGCGCCTTCGGCACCGCGGGCTGCTTCAGCTTCTACCCGACCAAGAACATGCACGCCCTGGAGGGCGGCATGGTCACCACCGCCGACGCCGAGCTGGCCCGGACCCTGCGGCTGCTGCGCAACCAGGGCATGGAGCAGCGGTACGCCAACGAGATCGTCGGCGCCAACATGCGGATGACCGACGTGGCCGCCGCCATCGGCCGGGTGCAGCTGCGGCAGCTGCCGGAGTGGACCGAGCAGCGTCGGGCCAACGCCAAGTTCCTCGACTCGAACATCACCGGCATGGTCGTCCCGCCGGTGGCCGACGCCGCCAAGCACGTCTACCACCAGTACACGGTGCGGGTGCGGGGCGACCGGGACGCCGCCCAGGCGCGCCTGACCGAGCTGGGCATCGGCAACGCGGTCTACTACCCGACCCCGATCCACCGGCTCAAGCCGTACCTGACCGAGGACGGCAAGCCCGGCCCGTGGGAGCTGCCGGAGACCGAGCGGGCCGCCGCCGAGGTGATCTCGCTGCCGGTGCACCCGTCGCTGAGCCAGGCCGACCTCGAGCGGATCGCCGAGGGCGCCAACCTCGCGGGCGGTGCCCGATGA
- a CDS encoding Gfo/Idh/MocA family protein produces MSGARKLRAGLIGLGAMGRNHARVLSNLDGVELVGVVDPAGDVTGTLRAPVVPELGDLLAMGIDYAVVACPTGLHEQIGLELAANGVCALIEKPLAQSVEAATRLVEAFEAAGLVAGVGHIERYNPALQNLRTRLEAGELGEVFQVVTRRQGPFPHRIADVGVVMDLATHDIDLTAWVTGQEYTSVSARTVSRSGRLHEDMVAVVGQLVDGTMVNHLVNWLSPLKERSTVITGDRGCFVADTLTADLTFYANGAIDTEWEALRAFRGVAEGDMVRYAIPKREPLLVEHERFRDAVEGKQSDIVTLRQGLRTVQVAACLLESASVGVTVNVGSSTSDGGERNGRVAVG; encoded by the coding sequence ATGAGCGGGGCTCGCAAGCTCCGCGCCGGCCTGATCGGCCTGGGCGCGATGGGGCGCAACCACGCCCGGGTGCTGTCCAACCTGGACGGCGTCGAGCTGGTCGGCGTCGTCGACCCGGCCGGCGACGTCACCGGCACGCTGCGGGCGCCGGTGGTGCCAGAGCTCGGCGACCTGCTGGCCATGGGGATCGACTACGCCGTGGTCGCCTGCCCGACCGGCCTGCACGAGCAGATCGGCCTGGAGCTGGCGGCCAACGGGGTCTGCGCGCTGATCGAGAAGCCGCTGGCCCAGTCGGTGGAGGCCGCGACCCGCCTGGTCGAGGCGTTCGAGGCCGCCGGCCTGGTTGCCGGCGTCGGGCACATCGAGCGCTACAACCCCGCTCTGCAGAACCTGCGCACCCGGCTGGAGGCCGGCGAGCTGGGCGAGGTCTTCCAGGTCGTCACCCGGCGCCAGGGCCCGTTCCCGCACCGGATCGCCGACGTCGGCGTGGTGATGGACCTGGCCACCCACGACATCGACCTGACCGCGTGGGTGACCGGCCAGGAATACACCTCGGTGTCGGCCCGTACCGTCTCCCGCAGCGGCCGGCTGCACGAGGACATGGTCGCCGTGGTCGGCCAGCTCGTCGACGGCACGATGGTCAACCACCTGGTCAACTGGCTCAGCCCGCTCAAGGAGCGGTCCACCGTGATCACCGGTGACCGGGGCTGCTTCGTGGCGGACACCCTCACCGCCGACCTGACCTTCTACGCCAACGGCGCCATCGACACCGAGTGGGAGGCGCTGCGCGCGTTCCGCGGGGTGGCCGAGGGCGACATGGTCCGGTACGCGATCCCGAAGCGGGAGCCGCTGCTCGTCGAGCACGAGCGGTTCCGCGACGCGGTCGAGGGCAAGCAGAGCGACATCGTCACTCTCCGGCAGGGTCTGCGGACCGTGCAGGTCGCCGCGTGCCTGCTGGAGTCCGCCTCCGTGGGCGTCACGGTCAACGTGGGTTCGTCCACCTCGGACGGCGGCGAGCGGAACGGACGGGTCGCCGTCGGCTGA
- a CDS encoding glycosyltransferase has translation MKGPLDPVLRRVTSPAVVRHRAAARLLRGIAAAPVLPTRARVTLAKRLRTGMTRAGWPAAEARAALAAVARTVDHDTRADLLMQEATEELKVGRTPAHLTEAVRAELDAADAAYARGDRAAAARRLHRALRTLFHRVPHFDQLTSPLAGDPAAFLAPLRDSAVGRALLAPRGRSVPAAPPPTDRPLRLLLMTNGNDHFLREIRDRYADHPGVEFRYLHLADDPVAAPLTRRVDAMVADPVLGGSEYGEQVERWLRPHLEWADTVFVDWAVATAAMVTLVDPGDTRIVLRLHSFEAFSFWPHLIDFTRLDDVVFVSDHLRDLATAVAPELAGAKAPRLHVISNAMDLHAYPLPKDPAARFTLGLVGISAVAKDPRWAIEVLRLLRAEDPRYRLLLVGEGLKTGASEAVRHYQEALDGDLAELEPSGAVVRVGQVSDVPKVLTGIGVILSTSVRESFHCAVVEGAASGAVPVIRDWPFFAGREHGAHSLFPADWVVGTPAEAAARIRAETATEERWLASGKAAAEHAIATWDWTVTRHRFDALLGVEPAADDQTDR, from the coding sequence ATGAAGGGCCCGCTGGATCCGGTGCTGCGCCGGGTCACCTCGCCCGCCGTCGTACGCCACCGCGCCGCCGCCCGGCTGCTGCGCGGGATCGCCGCGGCGCCGGTGCTGCCGACCCGGGCCCGGGTCACGCTGGCGAAGCGGCTCCGGACCGGGATGACCCGGGCCGGCTGGCCGGCCGCCGAGGCCCGGGCGGCGCTGGCCGCGGTGGCCCGGACCGTCGACCACGACACCCGGGCGGACCTGCTGATGCAGGAGGCCACCGAGGAGTTGAAGGTGGGCCGGACCCCCGCCCACCTGACGGAGGCAGTGCGCGCCGAACTGGACGCGGCCGACGCGGCGTACGCCCGGGGCGACCGGGCGGCGGCGGCCCGGCGGCTGCACCGGGCCCTGCGCACCCTGTTCCATCGGGTTCCGCACTTCGACCAGCTCACCTCGCCGCTGGCCGGCGATCCGGCGGCGTTCCTCGCCCCGCTGCGGGACAGCGCGGTCGGCCGGGCGCTGCTGGCGCCCCGGGGCCGGTCCGTCCCGGCCGCGCCGCCCCCGACCGACCGGCCGCTGCGGCTGCTGCTGATGACCAACGGCAATGATCACTTCCTCCGGGAGATCCGGGACCGGTACGCCGACCACCCCGGGGTGGAGTTCCGCTACCTGCACCTGGCCGACGACCCGGTCGCCGCGCCGCTGACCCGCCGGGTCGACGCGATGGTGGCCGACCCGGTGCTCGGCGGTTCCGAGTACGGCGAGCAGGTCGAGCGGTGGCTCCGGCCGCACCTGGAGTGGGCGGACACGGTCTTCGTCGACTGGGCGGTGGCGACCGCGGCCATGGTCACCCTGGTCGACCCCGGGGACACCCGGATCGTGCTGCGGCTGCACAGCTTCGAGGCGTTCAGCTTCTGGCCCCACCTGATCGACTTCACCCGGCTGGACGACGTGGTCTTCGTCTCCGACCACCTGCGCGATCTGGCCACCGCCGTCGCCCCCGAACTCGCCGGCGCGAAGGCGCCGCGGCTGCACGTGATCAGCAACGCGATGGATCTGCACGCCTACCCGCTGCCGAAGGATCCCGCCGCCCGGTTCACCCTGGGGCTGGTCGGGATCAGCGCGGTGGCCAAGGACCCGAGGTGGGCCATCGAGGTGCTCCGGCTGCTGCGGGCCGAGGACCCGCGCTACCGGCTGCTGCTCGTCGGCGAGGGCCTGAAGACGGGGGCGAGCGAGGCGGTCCGGCACTACCAGGAGGCGCTCGACGGCGACCTCGCCGAGTTGGAGCCCTCCGGCGCGGTGGTCCGGGTCGGCCAGGTCAGCGACGTGCCGAAGGTGCTCACCGGGATCGGGGTCATCCTCAGCACCTCGGTCCGGGAGAGCTTCCACTGTGCGGTGGTGGAGGGCGCGGCCAGCGGCGCCGTGCCGGTGATCCGGGACTGGCCGTTCTTCGCCGGACGCGAGCACGGCGCGCACAGCCTCTTCCCGGCCGACTGGGTGGTCGGCACCCCGGCCGAGGCGGCGGCCCGGATCCGGGCCGAGACGGCCACCGAGGAGCGCTGGCTGGCCAGCGGAAAGGCGGCCGCCGAGCATGCCATCGCGACGTGGGACTGGACGGTCACCCGGCACCGGTTCGACGCGCTCCTCGGCGTCGAACCGGCCGCCGACGACCAGACGGACCGCTGA
- a CDS encoding glycosyltransferase, producing MPASSDRDVAVLTPWYPTRELPYRGAFVRAMVDATAPGCDRMTVFHCDAWVAALDERADRAVLAAHRSLMPHALPPNPTVGGAELVYVPVPVPRGQGHPEIADRHDLALRSALGGRPIDAPVVHAHVGLPSGWAAIRNARPDAKIFVTEHASFLDKVLETPRGREMYDEVLHRCTGFLAVGEGVRRPLVEAFPHHADRIGSISNPISFDQPRPTPVTELRRWLFVGALSELKGVPLLLEAFARCRAEEPGLTLTLVGEGALLASLTARAAELGVADAVTFTGAIPPDEALRLMREHDLLVHPSRAETFGVAVIEAVAAGLPVLVTRCGGPERTLAGVEDAAGVMIDVTDDPETIVSGYRTLRSRLPHGLDSSLARKVLADRYGYAAVARTHHRLWFSDEAAPSA from the coding sequence GTGCCTGCATCTTCTGACCGGGACGTCGCTGTTCTCACCCCTTGGTACCCGACCCGGGAGCTGCCTTACCGGGGTGCGTTCGTCCGGGCGATGGTGGACGCCACCGCCCCCGGCTGCGACCGGATGACCGTCTTTCACTGCGACGCCTGGGTGGCCGCGCTCGACGAGCGGGCCGACCGGGCGGTCCTCGCCGCGCACCGGTCGCTGATGCCGCACGCGCTGCCCCCCAACCCGACCGTTGGCGGGGCCGAGCTGGTCTACGTGCCGGTCCCGGTGCCGCGCGGCCAGGGGCATCCGGAGATCGCCGACCGGCACGACCTCGCGCTGCGCTCCGCCCTCGGCGGGAGGCCGATCGACGCCCCCGTGGTGCACGCCCATGTCGGGCTGCCCAGCGGCTGGGCGGCGATCCGCAACGCCCGCCCGGACGCCAAGATCTTCGTCACCGAGCACGCCAGCTTCCTGGACAAGGTCCTGGAGACCCCGCGCGGCCGGGAGATGTACGACGAGGTGCTGCACCGCTGCACCGGCTTCCTGGCCGTCGGCGAGGGCGTGCGCCGACCGCTGGTCGAGGCGTTCCCGCACCACGCCGACCGGATCGGGTCGATCTCCAACCCGATCTCCTTCGACCAGCCCCGGCCCACGCCGGTGACCGAGCTGCGCCGGTGGCTCTTCGTCGGCGCGCTGTCCGAGCTGAAGGGCGTCCCGCTGCTGCTGGAGGCGTTCGCCCGGTGCCGGGCGGAGGAGCCGGGCCTGACCCTCACCCTGGTCGGCGAGGGCGCGCTCCTGGCCAGCCTGACCGCCCGGGCAGCCGAGCTGGGGGTGGCCGACGCGGTCACCTTCACCGGCGCGATCCCGCCGGACGAGGCGCTGCGGCTGATGCGCGAGCACGACCTGCTGGTGCACCCGAGCCGGGCCGAGACGTTCGGCGTCGCGGTGATCGAGGCGGTGGCCGCGGGCCTGCCGGTCCTGGTCACCCGCTGCGGCGGTCCGGAGCGCACGCTGGCCGGTGTGGAGGACGCCGCCGGTGTCATGATCGACGTGACGGACGACCCGGAGACCATCGTCAGCGGCTACCGGACGCTGCGGTCCCGTCTCCCGCACGGCCTCGATTCGTCACTCGCCCGCAAGGTGCTGGCCGACCGGTACGGGTACGCTGCGGTCGCCCGCACCCACCACCGTCTCTGGTTCTCCGACGAGGCGGCCCCGTCGGCCTGA
- a CDS encoding glycosyltransferase, with amino-acid sequence MNRTREPRRPRILYLSFYFPPSRASGVYRARATANYLAGHGWEVTAFASPLKFLHNVIGSVDEQLAETVDPRIRVERPNLSHFAWERDLRRFSRFRAMSPILARNIYNFRLRKFFPEHYLSWATAAVRKALKMHARRRFDVVLATGNPFASFAAAWVIHKLTGVPFAVDYRDAWTLNMFTEEPAYDPDHPAWKWEKRILRDASASIFVNQPLRAWYAERYPDSADRMMVVPNGWDPDLLTQLEPTGATTTHDGNRPLRFSFLGTMNNTQPVEQLAAAFELARRHPDLADAELNIYGHLGYFKQSQAQLMGRLGLPGGEQGHSVPDTGIHYRGPVSKTEVGEVYQESDVLVFLAGGARYVTSGKIFEYMASGSPIVSVHAPGIAAQDVLDGYPLWFNPNSLDVNDIAEAMIAAGKAARDMSPEQRAAARAHGATFTREAVTAPLEARLRGMVKRGIAGGGSGS; translated from the coding sequence ATGAATCGGACGCGGGAGCCGCGCCGACCACGCATTCTCTACCTCTCGTTCTACTTCCCGCCCTCGCGGGCCAGCGGTGTCTACCGTGCCCGGGCCACCGCCAACTACCTCGCCGGCCACGGCTGGGAGGTCACGGCGTTCGCCTCGCCGCTGAAGTTCCTGCACAACGTGATCGGCTCGGTGGACGAGCAGCTCGCGGAGACGGTGGACCCGCGGATCCGCGTGGAGCGGCCCAACCTGAGCCACTTCGCCTGGGAACGTGACCTGCGGCGCTTCAGCCGGTTCCGGGCGATGTCCCCGATCCTGGCCCGCAACATCTACAACTTCCGGCTGAGGAAGTTCTTCCCCGAGCACTATCTCTCCTGGGCGACCGCGGCCGTCCGCAAGGCGCTGAAGATGCACGCCCGGCGCCGCTTCGACGTGGTGCTGGCCACCGGCAACCCGTTCGCCTCGTTTGCCGCCGCCTGGGTGATCCACAAGCTCACCGGAGTGCCGTTCGCGGTCGACTACCGGGACGCCTGGACGCTGAACATGTTCACCGAGGAGCCCGCGTACGACCCGGACCACCCGGCGTGGAAGTGGGAGAAGCGGATCCTCCGTGACGCCTCCGCGTCCATCTTCGTCAATCAGCCGCTGCGCGCCTGGTACGCCGAGCGCTACCCGGACTCGGCGGACCGGATGATGGTGGTGCCGAACGGCTGGGACCCGGACCTGCTCACCCAGCTGGAGCCGACCGGCGCGACGACGACTCACGACGGCAACCGGCCGCTGCGATTCAGCTTCCTCGGCACGATGAACAACACCCAGCCCGTCGAGCAGCTGGCCGCGGCCTTCGAGCTGGCCCGCCGTCACCCCGACCTGGCCGACGCCGAGCTGAACATCTACGGCCACCTGGGCTACTTCAAGCAGAGCCAGGCTCAACTGATGGGCCGGCTCGGGCTGCCCGGCGGGGAGCAGGGCCACTCGGTGCCGGACACCGGCATCCACTACCGCGGACCGGTCTCCAAGACCGAGGTCGGCGAGGTCTACCAGGAGAGCGACGTCCTGGTGTTCCTCGCCGGCGGCGCCCGGTACGTGACCTCGGGCAAGATCTTCGAGTACATGGCGAGCGGCAGCCCGATCGTCTCGGTGCACGCGCCGGGCATCGCCGCCCAGGACGTGCTGGACGGCTACCCGCTCTGGTTCAACCCCAACAGCCTGGACGTGAACGACATCGCCGAGGCGATGATCGCCGCCGGCAAGGCGGCCCGGGACATGTCCCCCGAGCAGCGGGCGGCGGCGCGCGCGCACGGCGCCACCTTCACCCGGGAGGCGGTGACCGCACCGCTGGAGGCGCGGCTGCGCGGCATGGTCAAGCGGGGCATCGCCGGCGGGGGGTCGGGATCGTGA